One genomic segment of Amycolatopsis sp. WQ 127309 includes these proteins:
- the crtI gene encoding phytoene desaturase family protein — translation MRRVEGPTDHVVVIGAGLAGLSATLHLLGAGRRVTLLEQADTPGGRTGQQRFGGNAVDTGASVLTMPELLDEAFAAVGESLSKNLRLTRLDPAYRARFADGSALSLHTDGGAMEAEIRAFAGAREAAGYRALRRWLTELYAVQKDRFLGTNFDSPLDLARPELVKLAALGGFGRLGPRVARYLRDERVRRLFSFQALYAGLDPARAIGAYGVISYMDTVGGVYYPEGGMGEIGRALTGAATRAGADVRFGTEAAWLERVSSRVRAVRTRSGERIPCDAVVLATELSTAYRLIGARPKRPVPLRYSPSAVVLHGRTTKAWDLGHHTIYFGAAWERTFAEIIREGRLMSDPSLLVTRPTATDPGLAGNGGEIVSVLAPAPNLNRGPIDWARVRGPYREELLRTLEARGLTGFGDEFTVDETFTPADWAARGLAAGTPFSLAHTFAQTGPFRPANLVRAAGNVVLAGCGTTPGVGIPPVLISGRLAAERITGK, via the coding sequence GTGCGGCGCGTGGAGGGGCCGACCGACCACGTCGTCGTCATCGGCGCCGGCCTGGCCGGCCTGTCGGCGACCCTGCACCTGCTCGGCGCGGGCCGCCGGGTGACGCTGCTGGAGCAGGCGGACACCCCGGGCGGGCGCACCGGGCAGCAGCGGTTCGGCGGCAACGCCGTGGACACCGGCGCGAGTGTGCTGACCATGCCCGAGCTGCTGGACGAGGCGTTCGCCGCGGTCGGCGAGTCGCTGTCCAAGAACCTGCGCCTGACCCGGCTGGACCCGGCGTACCGGGCTCGATTCGCCGACGGCAGCGCGCTCTCCCTGCACACCGACGGCGGCGCGATGGAAGCCGAGATCCGCGCCTTCGCCGGCGCGCGCGAAGCGGCGGGCTACCGGGCCCTGCGGCGGTGGCTGACCGAGCTGTACGCGGTGCAGAAGGACCGCTTCCTCGGCACGAACTTCGACTCGCCGCTCGACCTCGCCCGGCCCGAGCTGGTGAAACTCGCCGCGCTCGGCGGGTTCGGCCGGCTCGGCCCGCGCGTCGCCCGGTACCTGCGCGACGAGCGCGTCCGGCGGCTGTTCTCGTTCCAAGCGCTCTACGCGGGCCTCGACCCGGCCCGCGCGATCGGCGCGTACGGCGTCATCTCGTACATGGACACCGTCGGCGGCGTGTACTACCCCGAAGGCGGCATGGGCGAGATCGGCCGGGCGCTGACCGGCGCGGCGACGCGGGCGGGCGCGGACGTGCGGTTCGGCACCGAAGCGGCGTGGCTCGAGCGCGTCTCGTCCCGGGTGCGCGCGGTCCGCACGCGCTCGGGCGAGCGGATTCCGTGCGACGCCGTCGTCCTCGCGACCGAGCTGAGTACGGCGTACCGGCTCATCGGCGCGCGGCCGAAGCGGCCGGTGCCGTTGCGCTACTCGCCGTCCGCCGTCGTCCTGCACGGGCGGACCACGAAGGCGTGGGACCTGGGCCACCACACGATCTACTTCGGCGCCGCCTGGGAGCGGACGTTCGCCGAGATCATCCGCGAAGGACGGCTGATGAGCGACCCGTCACTGCTGGTCACGCGCCCGACGGCGACCGACCCGGGACTCGCCGGGAACGGCGGCGAGATCGTCTCCGTGCTGGCGCCCGCGCCGAACCTGAACCGCGGGCCGATCGACTGGGCGCGCGTCCGCGGGCCGTACCGCGAAGAGCTGCTTCGCACGCTCGAAGCGCGGGGGCTGACCGGGTTCGGCGACGAGTTCACCGTCGACGAGACGTTCACCCCGGCCGATTGGGCGGCCCGCGGGCTCGCCGCCGGGACGCCGTTCTCGCTGGCGCACACGTTCGCCCAGACCGGCCCGTTCCGGCCCGCGAACCTGGTGCGCGCGGCGGGCAACGTGGTGCTGGCCGGCTGCGGCACGACGCCGGGCGTCGGCATCCCGCCGGTGCTCATCTCCGGACGGCTCGCGGCGGAACGGATCACCGGGAAGTGA
- a CDS encoding polyprenyl synthetase family protein, with amino-acid sequence MNVPVSDVDLPANVERALAGFLGRAGERIIETEPTVAAGIEALSGFVLTGGKRLRPTFAWWGWRGAGGDPAGPDAEGVLQAVSSLELIQACALIHDDLIDSSDSRRGFPTVHIAGAKLHADRGWLGSPATFGLATAVLVGDLALAWADDMFADAPLPAQTLAAARPAWRAMRTEVLAGQYLDVRTQATGDASPEAALKIDRLKTAAYTVQRPLHLGAALGGASPELIETLLEFGGEVGIAFQLRDDLLGVFGDPSVTGKPAGDDLREGKRTLLVALGLQLAAEKGEEAAATVIADAIGDADLSDEGVETVRMALQQVGAVDAVEHRIDELTTAAMAALERAHLAEPAPAALTGLVVKATQRTY; translated from the coding sequence ATGAACGTGCCCGTCTCCGACGTCGATCTGCCCGCCAACGTCGAGCGCGCGCTGGCCGGGTTCCTCGGCCGGGCGGGCGAGCGGATCATCGAGACCGAGCCGACCGTGGCCGCCGGGATCGAGGCGCTCAGCGGGTTCGTGCTGACGGGTGGCAAACGTTTGCGGCCCACGTTCGCGTGGTGGGGCTGGCGCGGCGCGGGTGGCGACCCGGCCGGGCCGGACGCCGAAGGCGTGCTGCAGGCGGTGTCCAGCCTGGAGCTGATCCAGGCGTGCGCGCTGATCCACGACGACCTGATCGACTCCTCCGACTCCCGCCGCGGGTTCCCGACCGTGCACATCGCGGGCGCGAAGCTGCACGCCGACCGCGGCTGGCTCGGCTCCCCCGCGACGTTCGGCCTGGCCACCGCGGTGCTGGTCGGCGACCTGGCGCTGGCCTGGGCCGACGACATGTTCGCCGACGCCCCGCTGCCGGCCCAGACGCTCGCCGCGGCGCGGCCGGCCTGGCGCGCCATGCGCACCGAGGTGCTCGCCGGGCAGTACCTCGACGTCCGCACGCAGGCCACCGGCGACGCCTCCCCCGAGGCCGCGCTGAAGATCGACCGGCTCAAGACGGCCGCCTACACCGTGCAGCGGCCGCTGCACCTGGGCGCGGCGCTCGGCGGGGCCTCCCCCGAGCTGATCGAGACGCTGCTGGAGTTCGGCGGCGAGGTCGGCATCGCCTTCCAGCTGCGCGACGACCTCCTGGGCGTCTTCGGCGACCCGTCGGTCACCGGCAAGCCCGCCGGCGACGACCTGCGCGAGGGCAAGCGCACCCTGCTCGTCGCGCTCGGCCTGCAGCTGGCCGCCGAAAAGGGTGAAGAGGCGGCCGCCACGGTCATCGCGGACGCGATCGGCGACGCCGACCTGTCCGACGAGGGTGTCGAGACCGTGCGGATGGCGTTGCAGCAGGTCGGCGCGGTCGACGCGGTGGAGCACCGGATCGACGAGCTGACCACCGCCGCGATGGCCGCGCTCGAGCGCGCGCACCTGGCCGAGCCGGCCCCCGCCGCGCTGACCGGGCTGGTCGTCAAGGCCACCCAGCGGACGTACTGA
- a CDS encoding phytoene/squalene synthase family protein, whose protein sequence is MNELDAAGITDPALRASYAACRRLNAHHGRTFFLATRLLPARARPAAHALYGFARMADELVDNPEPGTDPAAELDRVAAMVEDVFAGGTPDDPVLAALSDTVHSYGIAQDLFDAFLRSMRADLKPVEYATFTDLGAYTYGSAAVIGLQMLPVFGTVGPLADAEPGAIALGEAFQLTNFLRDVGEDLDRGRLYLPLDELAAFGVSRELLEARRPDPRIRAAMAYFVARTRAVYRRAEAGVPLLRPESRPCVRTALTLYEGILDEIAALDHDVLTRRAVVPKTRRLVVALPAFAAVWARGTLGAGRRLRS, encoded by the coding sequence GTGAACGAACTTGACGCCGCCGGCATCACCGACCCGGCCCTGCGCGCCTCCTACGCCGCGTGCCGCCGGCTCAACGCCCACCACGGCCGCACGTTCTTCCTCGCGACGCGCCTGCTGCCGGCCCGCGCCCGGCCGGCCGCGCACGCGCTGTACGGCTTCGCGCGGATGGCCGACGAGCTGGTCGACAACCCCGAACCGGGCACGGACCCGGCGGCCGAGCTGGACCGCGTCGCGGCGATGGTCGAGGACGTCTTCGCCGGCGGCACCCCGGACGACCCGGTGCTCGCGGCGCTGTCGGACACGGTGCACTCCTACGGCATCGCCCAGGACCTGTTCGACGCGTTCCTGCGCTCGATGCGGGCGGACCTGAAGCCGGTCGAGTACGCGACGTTCACCGACCTGGGTGCGTACACGTACGGGTCGGCGGCGGTGATCGGGCTGCAGATGCTGCCGGTCTTCGGCACCGTCGGGCCGCTGGCCGACGCCGAGCCGGGGGCGATCGCGCTCGGCGAGGCGTTCCAGCTGACCAACTTCCTGCGCGACGTCGGCGAGGACCTCGACCGCGGCCGGCTGTACCTGCCGCTCGACGAGCTGGCCGCGTTCGGCGTCTCGCGTGAGCTGCTGGAAGCGCGCCGCCCGGACCCGCGGATCCGCGCGGCGATGGCGTACTTCGTGGCCAGGACCCGCGCGGTGTACCGGCGGGCCGAAGCCGGGGTTCCGTTGCTGCGCCCGGAATCCCGGCCGTGCGTGCGGACGGCGTTGACGCTGTACGAGGGCATCCTGGACGAGATCGCCGCACTGGACCACGACGTCCTCACGCGGCGGGCGGTGGTGCCGAAGACGCGCCGGCTGGTGGTCGCGCTGCCCGCGTTCGCCGCGGTCTGGGCGCGCGGGACCCTCGGGGCCGGTCGTAGGCTGCGATCATGA